ttttttttttttggcctaaatgtGTGATCTGTTCTTGACACATATATATCGCCACCTGTGTGAATTGATTGGAGGTGGGGAGGGTGCGATAAAAAGGTCAACACACTTAGTCAACCCTGCAGGGAAATGTTAATACATTTGTTTGATTCAAGGACGTTGAACCTAGATCCTAGGCCCCTCCTTCGTCGACACAGAAATAAATCAGTGTTTGCATTCACCCAATTGATGCACTTGCCACAATCATGCACACGCATGCATGTGTATATGCACATACACACGGAACCTCATCAGCAAtagtcatcatctctctctgtctctctctgtctctctcatcatctctctctgtctctctcatcatctctctctgtctctctcatcatctctctccgtctctctcatcatctctctctgtctctctcatcatctctctctgtctctctcatcatctatctctgtctctctcatcatctctctctgtctctctcatcatctctctccgtctctctcatcatctctctccgtctctctcatcatctctctccgtctctctcatcatctctctctgtctctctctctgtctccctctctgtctctctcatcatctctctctgtctctctcatcatctctctctgtctctctcatcatctctctccgtctctctcatcatctctctctgtctctctcatcatctctctctgtctctctcatcatctctctccgtctctctcatcatctatctctgtctctctcatcatctctctccgtctctctcatcatctctctctgtctctctcatcatctctctctgtctctctcatcatctctctccgtctctctcatcatctctctctgtctctctcatcatctctctctgtctctctcatcatctctctctgtctctctcatcatctctctctgtctctcgcatcatctctctccgtctctctcatcatctctctccgtctctctcatcatctctctccgtctctctcatcatctctctccgtctctctcatcatctctctctgtctctctcatcatctctctctgtctctctcatcatctctctctgtctctctcatcatctctctctgtctctctcatcatctctctctgtctctctcatcatctatctctgtctctctcatcatctatctctgtctctctcatcatctctctctgtctctctcatcatctctctctgtctctctcatcatctatctctgtctctttcatcctctctctctgtctctctcatcatctctcatcatctctctctgtctctctcatcatctctctgtgtctccctctctgtctttctctctatttctctctttctctctgtctcatcatctatctctgtctctctcatcatctctcatcatctctctctgtctctctcatcatctctcatcctctctctctgtctctctcatcatctctcatcatctctctctgtctctctcatcatctctctctgtctctctcatcatctctctctgtctctctcatcatctctctccgtctctctcatcatctctctccgtctctctcatcatctctctccgtctctctcatcatctctctccgtctctctcatcatctctctctgtctctctcatcatctctctctgtctctctcatcatctctctctgtctctctcatcatctctctctgtctctctcatcatctctctctgtctctctcatcatctctctctgtctctctctgtctctctcatcatctctctgtgtctccctctctgtctttctctctatttctctctttctctctttctgtctcttttccACAcagatgcacgcacgcacacacacaaacgcacccacccacccttacacacccacacagaggGAGTTACCTTAAGATAGAGATGGTATTTGTCCCAGAGGTCCAACAACCACACACGGTACATGGCCAGACTGCAAGGGATGAACGCTTCACTCTTCTTGGACTCACGACACCTGCAACGAAgacattcaaaaataaatagACTGCTCATTTTTCTTGTCCACTATAAAGACTATTAGTTGAATTTACTTGTGAAAATGAAAGGCTGGTTTTAACCCATTAAAAACCCTCGCCAGATCTGAGACTGCTATCACGGGAGgtagtgtgcctttaaaagacCGAAAGAGCACAGTAGTCTGGAAACTCGTGGCAACATATTTCAGATTGTTGAACAAAGCATGAAAATTGGCACACATGTACTTTTTCCAATTCTCTATCGAATAAGAGGATGACACAAGTGATCGGACAAGGTCCTGACCGTCTGTAAACTCAAGACAAACCAGTCACTTGGTCCTTACGGTGTGGCTGTACATACCTTTCATACAGCTCCAAGAGTAAGGTGACGTTGTTGCTGTAGTGTTTCTTGCTGAGATGCAGTGACTGCCAGACAGAGGCGGGGATCTTGGCGCCTTCCTCTACCATGAAGGCCAGGTTAAACAGCGCCTGTGAAAAGGAAGAAGAGAAAATCATCCACCTTGctaatacagtcgaacctgctctaacgaccacctctcgataacgaccgcCTGCCTTTAGCGACCACCCCAAATGATCCCCGACGTGAGTTTTTCCActgtataattcacctttccataaagACTACCTGTTTTAACGACCGATTTTAGTCGGTCCCTTGAGTGTTCGTTGTGGACAGGTTTGGCTGTGTCCAGTGCAATTCAGGTTTGCTTTTAACCTTCAAATCCAAACAAGATTAagtgtctgggtggccgagtggtaacgcacttgcgctcggaattgagaggttgcgtgttcgaccctgggtcgggccgctattttctccccccattcctaacctaggtggtgggttcaagtgctagtctttcggatgagacgaaaaaccgaggtcccttcgtgtacactacattggggtgtgcacgttaaagatcccacgattgacaaaagggtctttcctggcaaaattgtataggcatagataaaaatgtccatcaaatacccgtgggacttggaataaagtaaaaaaaaattccatctcacacggcattaagtctcaggaaacatgaatacacgcatgcaggaaaaaaaatatatgggtagcgccgtatgtatggcagctcgctttccccggggagaaagcagcccgaatttccatgagggtaacctcactggactgtaaatcttatccaatccatccaatccaatccaaaccTTCAAATCCAAACAAAATTAAGTGATCATGTTGGCAATGCTCAAACATGTGATGTTTGGTTTAAAATTATCATTCTCAAGAGCTCAAAATTTACAACAAGCAATGTTAAANNNNNNNNNNNNNNNNNNNNNNNNNNNNNNNNNNNNNNNNNNNNNNNNNNNNNNNNNNNNNNNNNNNNNNNNNNNNNNNNNNNNNNNNNNNNNNNNNNNNNNNNNNNNNNNNNNNNNNNNNNNNNNNNNNNNNNNNNNNNNNNNNNNNNNNNNNNNNNNNNNNNNNNNNNNNNNNNNNNNNNNNNNNNNNNNNNNNNNNNAACAGCAACACTCATTCGTGACGCGTCTAAATTGTCCCTCGTGTTCCCTCCCAGCGCACGATTTTGACccatttaaacaaacaaaaatataaatcaacaacacaaaataaccttacctaccttacattttttcaaagtttgaaacttgctcttttagaaaatatatgaaacatttgaaagaacataccttttgttgtcttcacatccagtcaaactacctctttgcagcaaaaaaacaaaaacaatttctacgtcatgggttcatcatacacaatgtcatgatcgacactttcattgtccgaatcatcacccaaatcatcgtccattggcacaaactcgtcatcagaatctaaaatatcatctccactagcATCATCActaaggtcaagatcagaaccgtcctgaataacaagttctagcactcttttcaagtttatACGTCTTGTGGCAGAaggatccgccatcttggaaaagtcaaaacacgtgggtcgcacaccgtcaaaaaaatcaaattattatggtgcgccaaattgatattactatcgttaacagttataaagggttttgaaactatcgttaactgttatatagagtttcgaaactatcgttaactgttaaatagagtttcgaaactatcgttaactgttatttagagttatatcaatagcgcgtttgtgcgcgctattgctaaaactatgaataacagataacgagggtttcgcaaaacggcggcatggtgcgcgcaagtgatattactatcgttaactgttatatagagtttctaaaAATAGCGAAGGCGTGGTCGGATGTTTCGATGCCagcaaaatggctgctgaacgtttcgttcgagcgaatttgcactaaattactacaacatttagtagatcatattcaactaactgtcgtctgataagtccatcatttcgctgcttcgtttaatcaagtaatcaaatcttcgttacagctagcacgcttcctgttttcacagaaatattggtcagtgtcagcttgacccgttctaGCTACCGCGCTGTGTGCGGGTCAGTTTGTACACATACGTGTCAGGTTGACCCGTCCagtacccaaaacacgatgcgaaAGCATGCAGTGTTTTCCAAAACGCGTCGTGGGggcccagccagcaagacattggcggccgataatcggccgaacacccttcaaaaagtcgggccggtgacgtcaaaacatacgacgcgggtgttggcccgactaacttttgcaaagaggcaacgaggcggccgacaggcggccgaacacctgcactatggcggcacgcatccggtccgatgttaatcggcccgataac
This region of Littorina saxatilis isolate snail1 linkage group LG8, US_GU_Lsax_2.0, whole genome shotgun sequence genomic DNA includes:
- the LOC138972153 gene encoding protein sel-1 homolog 3-like — protein: MVEEGAKIPASVWQSLHLSKKHYSNNVTLLLELYERCRESKKSEAFIPCSLAMYRVWLLDLWDKYHLYLKTSTFLGGIMALVGTVYFVWHCIARWRHNNVQLYQL